Within Spinacia oleracea cultivar Varoflay chromosome 4, BTI_SOV_V1, whole genome shotgun sequence, the genomic segment AATACAACCCTTAATATTATTCCAATACTTAGGATTAGTAATCTTATCCCTTAACCAAGGGGAATAATCTTGTAAGTGAAACTCCCTATAAAGTCTCCCTGTGATTTGAGCACCACCTCCTTGAGTTGTGACTATGAAACCGAACACGGTTATTATCATTAAAACAACAATGAGTAGCAACATCACTACCAAGTACACCCATAGAGCCCATGCTACGTGAAAACACGCACCAATGAACCCTGCTAGGGATATGATGAGTATAATGAAGCCAACTACGAGCAACGGGGTTTGCAGGAAGTTCACGCATGTTGTGCTGTCTTTTGCCATGTATAGCCCTGCTCCGATGATGGGGATTGATGCTAGCAGTGAAAATAGGTTTAGGAAACCTATTACGGTGTTACTCAACCGGTACATAATTATTATTACCAACCCCTTAACACTAAGCTTGTACGTACGTATATATCAACCAGAGGTCTTGAGTTCGAGCTCGTGAAATTGATGTATGAAGAGTTGTATGTATTATGTGTttgatatatataatatatgatGTTATATATATAGTGAGTAAATAAGGGTGGGTGTTTGGAGTTGGTGGAGAAGTAGGTGCGTGTTGGATtgctttgtgtgtgtttttaaGGTGTTCAAACTTCAAAGGTGATAAAATAggagtacggagtatattataTATGGTCCAATTAATATGCTAaataaaggaaaaggaaaagcaAATGAATCTCCACTTAGCAAT encodes:
- the LOC110778098 gene encoding tetraspanin-6 isoform X1, with translation MYRLSNTVIGFLNLFSLLASIPIIGAGLYMAKDSTTCVNFLQTPLLVVGFIILIISLAGFIGACFHVAWALWVYLVVMLLLIVVLMIITVFGFIVTTQGGGAQITGRLYREFHLQDYSPWLRDKITNPKYWNNIKGCIMGSKTCAKVAAWTPVDYLRNDMTPVQSGCCKPPTSCTYGQEPVTIAQDPDCYKWNNDPNLLCYECDSCKAGVLESIRRDWHKLSVLNVVMLILLIGIYSIGCCAFQNTRRGETDYPYGHNRMTKVRPRWDFY